In the Ensifer adhaerens genome, one interval contains:
- a CDS encoding epoxide hydrolase family protein, with the protein MSRRYLPDAKRSRLAAIALSGAVAILLPPLAAGAASSAGGTQIVAAAKPATDEAIRPFQFHAGDAALADLKQRIAATKWPDRELVKDGTQGVQLATMQKLAEYWATNYDWRRVEKQLNDLPQFVTNIDGVDIHFIHVRSKHKNAMPLIVTHGWPGSIIEQLKIIDPLTNPTAHGGSEADAFDIVIPSLPGYGFSGKPNELGWDPVRIAKAWAVLMQRLGYTHYVAQGGDWGDAVTEQMALQRPAGLLGIHTNMPATVPSEIQESLDAGAPAPSNLSTDERRAYDQLDFFYRNGLSYAQEMSKRPQTLYGIEDSPIGLASWILDHDARSYELIARVFDGQLEGLSRDDVLDNITLYWLTNTAVSSARLYWENKLAFFQPKGIQIPVAVSAFPDELYQAPKSWAEKAFPKLIHYNRLAKGGHFAAWEQPAALVDELRASFKSLRQPS; encoded by the coding sequence ATGTCCAGACGCTATTTGCCAGATGCCAAGCGTAGCCGCTTGGCCGCCATCGCGCTGTCGGGAGCGGTCGCGATCCTGCTTCCCCCGCTTGCAGCCGGGGCCGCTTCCTCGGCGGGCGGCACCCAGATCGTGGCCGCAGCAAAGCCGGCGACCGACGAAGCCATCCGCCCCTTCCAGTTCCATGCCGGTGATGCCGCACTTGCCGACCTCAAGCAGCGCATCGCGGCGACCAAATGGCCGGACCGCGAACTGGTTAAGGACGGAACCCAGGGCGTTCAGCTCGCCACCATGCAGAAACTCGCCGAGTATTGGGCGACGAACTACGATTGGCGCCGGGTGGAAAAGCAACTCAACGACCTGCCGCAGTTCGTGACCAATATCGACGGCGTCGACATCCATTTCATTCATGTGCGGTCCAAGCACAAGAACGCGATGCCGCTCATCGTCACCCACGGCTGGCCGGGCTCGATCATCGAGCAGTTGAAGATCATCGATCCCCTGACCAATCCGACTGCCCACGGCGGCAGCGAAGCCGATGCCTTCGACATCGTCATTCCTTCGCTGCCCGGCTACGGCTTCTCCGGCAAACCCAACGAACTCGGATGGGACCCGGTCCGCATCGCCAAGGCCTGGGCCGTGCTGATGCAGCGTCTGGGCTACACCCACTATGTTGCGCAGGGCGGTGACTGGGGTGATGCGGTCACGGAGCAGATGGCGTTGCAGCGGCCGGCCGGGTTGCTCGGCATCCACACCAACATGCCGGCGACGGTTCCCTCCGAGATCCAGGAGAGCCTGGATGCCGGCGCTCCGGCCCCCTCGAATCTTTCGACCGACGAGCGCCGTGCCTATGACCAGCTCGACTTCTTCTACAGGAACGGGTTGTCCTATGCCCAGGAGATGAGCAAGCGCCCGCAGACGCTCTATGGCATCGAGGACTCGCCGATCGGGCTTGCCAGCTGGATACTCGATCATGACGCCCGCAGCTACGAGCTGATCGCCCGTGTCTTCGATGGTCAATTGGAAGGGCTGAGCCGTGACGACGTGCTCGACAACATCACGCTCTACTGGCTGACCAACACGGCCGTCTCCTCGGCGCGGCTCTACTGGGAAAACAAGCTCGCCTTCTTCCAGCCGAAGGGCATTCAGATTCCGGTGGCCGTCAGCGCCTTCCCGGACGAACTCTATCAGGCGCCGAAGTCTTGGGCGGAAAAGGCGTTCCCCAAGCTCATACACTATAATCGCCTCGCCAAGGGGGGGCACTTTGCAGCCTGGGAACAGCCTGCCGCCCTGGTCGATGAGCTGAGGGCCTCGTTCAAGTCACTGCGTCAACCGAGCTGA
- a CDS encoding VOC family protein: MTNSESANRTPSVDLKFEVAVIPVSDVDRAKSFYSGLGWRLDADFPVGDTFRVVQFTPPGSPASIHFGDGLTSAAPGSASGLYLVVSDIEAARAELIERGAEVSQIFHREGPGKPPISGRDPARRSYRSYATFSDPDGNGWLLQEVTERLPGRVDADVTDFASVGDLAAALRRAATAHGEHEKRTGGQHDHNWPDWYATYMVAEHAGKPLPE; encoded by the coding sequence ATGACAAATTCAGAAAGTGCCAACAGAACCCCATCGGTTGATCTGAAGTTCGAGGTCGCCGTCATTCCCGTCTCGGATGTCGATCGGGCCAAGAGTTTTTACAGTGGCCTTGGCTGGCGGCTCGATGCCGATTTTCCGGTCGGTGATACGTTCCGGGTCGTCCAGTTTACCCCACCGGGCTCGCCGGCGTCGATCCACTTTGGCGATGGGCTGACCTCGGCTGCGCCCGGCTCCGCCAGTGGCCTCTATCTCGTCGTTTCGGACATCGAAGCCGCGCGCGCCGAGCTTATCGAGCGTGGCGCGGAAGTCAGCCAGATCTTTCACCGGGAAGGTCCCGGAAAGCCGCCGATCAGCGGCCGTGACCCCGCGCGCCGCAGCTACCGCTCCTATGCCACCTTCAGCGACCCCGACGGCAACGGCTGGCTTCTGCAGGAAGTGACCGAGCGTTTGCCCGGCCGTGTGGATGCCGATGTCACGGACTTCGCTTCGGTGGGAGACCTTGCGGCGGCCTTGCGTCGCGCCGCAACTGCCCATGGCGAGCACGAGAAGCGGACGGGTGGCCAGCACGATCACAACTGGCCGGACTGGTATGCGACGTACATGGTCGCAGAGCACGCGGGCAAACCGCTTCCCGAATGA
- a CDS encoding GlxA family transcriptional regulator, which translates to MHRIGYVVFPRFQLMGFAAVTAFEIANLTLGEQAYGIELLSEAGGEIKSSAGFGVLTKAVDDTVYDTVMFGAGTQIEPVTPGLVAFARHALKASRRVAAPCTGAFILAESGLLDGRRATTHWVFARQLRERFPEIRVEEDRIFIVDGSVWTSAGMTASIDLALAMIEKDHGEDVARQVARKLVVYHRRAGGQSQFSALLELDPKSDRIQKSVNYAKANLRNALSVEELADAAGLSSRQFSRAFRSETGQSPAKAVEHLRVEAARLLMEQGRHSMDVIAEETGFADSDRMRRAFLRTLGQPPQTIRRNAREGIA; encoded by the coding sequence ATGCACAGGATCGGCTACGTCGTCTTTCCAAGATTCCAGCTCATGGGGTTCGCGGCGGTCACCGCTTTCGAGATCGCCAATCTGACGCTCGGAGAGCAGGCCTACGGGATCGAGTTGCTGTCAGAGGCGGGCGGCGAGATCAAATCGTCCGCCGGTTTCGGTGTGCTCACAAAAGCCGTCGACGATACGGTCTATGACACCGTCATGTTCGGCGCGGGCACTCAGATCGAACCGGTTACTCCGGGGCTGGTTGCCTTTGCGCGCCATGCACTCAAAGCCTCGCGGCGGGTGGCGGCACCCTGTACCGGTGCCTTCATCCTTGCAGAATCCGGACTGCTCGACGGCCGTCGCGCCACGACCCATTGGGTGTTTGCGCGTCAGCTCCGAGAGCGTTTCCCGGAGATTAGAGTCGAGGAAGATCGCATCTTCATCGTCGACGGCAGCGTGTGGACCTCGGCCGGCATGACGGCCAGCATCGATCTGGCGCTTGCGATGATCGAAAAGGATCATGGCGAGGACGTCGCGCGCCAGGTCGCGCGCAAGCTCGTCGTCTATCACCGGCGCGCCGGCGGGCAGTCGCAATTTTCCGCCCTGCTTGAACTGGATCCAAAGTCGGATCGCATTCAGAAATCGGTCAACTACGCCAAGGCCAATTTGCGCAATGCGTTGTCGGTGGAGGAGCTCGCCGATGCCGCCGGCTTGAGTTCGCGCCAGTTCAGTCGCGCCTTCCGCTCCGAGACCGGCCAGTCGCCGGCAAAGGCCGTCGAACATCTGCGCGTAGAGGCGGCGCGCCTGTTGATGGAACAGGGGCGACATTCCATGGACGTGATCGCCGAGGAAACAGGTTTTGCTGACAGCGATCGCATGCGCCGCGCCTTCCTGCGCACGCTTGGCCAACCGCCTCAGACGATCCGCCGCAATGCGCGTGAAGGCATCGCCTGA